AGGGTATTTCGCAGCATTGTCAATTGTCTAGAGACGATAGATAGAGTGACAGCTTGGACCGAGGAACGACAACGAGTAAACAACGATGATTATCCGATTGTTATATTTTCAAATAGCATCGTACACTTCCGTTTCTTTCGATATCCGATCCATTATCAATATTTGAAGGATGATCACATCAAAAAGTTCCTTTACTATGTTTACGATTTTTTGGTTTCTGCTGGGAACATCTTTAAGAACATCTTAGGGTATGTTAGGGGCAGCTCAAGTACTCTATCTTGTGATTGCAGATGAAAACAAACTTTAATTTctcatttaaatattatagTTTACAATTTAttcacaattttaattaaattaaggtcctagaaacaaattaattacaaaaaaaaaatacaaatacacagaaaataaaatacacgTACAAATACGATTCCTCTATTTACACAGGACTTAGGTGATACttaaaaactattcaaaatGGGGACTTAAAATCGATTAACACATTTCAATtgataatttattaatttgtttttgtttaatggGCGatgcatacgagtatgtatccAGATCATTGATCAGGCTTTGAGCCATCGGATCCCTTTTTAGACACGCGACTGGTTGGGATTATAGACGGGGACATTGTGGAAGCTAATGCCGGCATAGAGCGGAGCGGTGCCGCTTCCGCCCCCTCCTCCCACGAAACCTGCAATGCCTCCAATGCCTCCGCTGGCCAGCATCGATTTGCCGCTGGTGTAGAGATGCTTTTTAGGCAGAGCGGATCCGCCGCCTCCCATGGCATTGGCACCGGCATGGACCCCATTGCCGTTCGCCCCCGACTTGCTCTGGGCCATCAGAGAGGAGGTGGGCGTACCGCCGGCCACCAGACGGCTGCGATAGCTCTCGCAGGTCTTGCGGGACCACACCCACATGCCGGTGAGTGTGCCGCCCGCCAACTGGAAGAAGATCCTCACCAGCGCCGGCCAGGCGGTGAGGGGATCCGGCGAGGCGCAGTCCTCGAGCGTCGAACAGCTGGGAACGGGATCGCCGAAGCGCTCGCAGAGGGCGGCCACCACGCCCGCCGCCGTCGGGACGAAGAAGAGCAGCGAAAAGATGACGAACCGCTTCCGGATCTGGCCGAAGCGGTGGTGGGCCAGCGtgggctgcagctgctgctgcagcgagTGCAGGGAGCGGGAGGCGCGCAGCGTAAAGTACAGccccaggaggagcagcaccagGGCGGGCAGCTCCACGAATCCGGGGGCCGAGCACATGCCCGTCAGCTCGCTGGGTCGGACACGCTCCAGGAGCAGGGCCGCGATCGGCGGCACCAGGGGCGGCACCCAGGCCAGCACATGGAAGAGGCCGGAACGCTTCTCCAGCGCCTCGCTGGACCACTTCTTGTGCGACGAGAGGTAGAAGCAGAGGGCGAAGATCAGCCACCAGCTGGCGGCGCACAGGCTCAGGTACGAGGTGGTGATGTACGAGGCCAGGCAGGGCGGCGTCAGCTGGCAGGCGGgacgcagccgcagcccctgCGGCTCCTGAAGCTGGGCCAGACTCCGCGCCTGGTTGTGGAACACGATCCGCTCCAGGTAGCACACGCTGAACAGGTTGTAGCACAGGCAGAGGAAGAGCACGGGGCGCTCCGGGTACCCGAACCGCGTCGGCTCCGCCCAGAAGGTGACCAGCGCGAACAGCGTGAGCACAAAGCACACGGCGGACAGGCCCAGGATCAGGCTCTCCGTTAGCTTCTTCTGCTGTGTGGTGTGGTAGGCGTCCCGCTGGCACTGGGGCAGGCACTCCTCCGGATTCAGGTGGCTTCCGCTGAAGTTCTGCGGACAGATGATACCGGCcaggctgccgccgccgccacctcctccaccgccGTTCCCGCCTCCCAGGGGCCCACCCGTCTTCCAGGACATCCAAAAGCGGGAcatgtgctgctgttgctgctgctgctgctgcggatgctgcaactgctgctgtggctgctgttgctgctgcaaggGGGGCTCCTGGGCGGGGGCAGTCTCCGATGCGGCCGCACTGGCCGTTGGCGCCGCATGGACACCCTCCTGGGGTATCTGCATGCACAGCTCGTGCTTCTCCGGCTGCGGCAGACTCTCGCAGCTGAGGAAGGGGGGCCACAGCTGCATCAGCTCCGGACCGGCATTGGCGGCGCACTCCCCCTTCACCGTCTCGCAGAGGGACTTGCAGGCGGTCACGGGCCGTGGCACATCCGGCGTGCAGAGCGGAAACAGcgccgagcagagcagaaaccGCGCCCGCCTCGAGCAGCCCGACTCGATCAAAGGCAGCAGCTTGGCAATCTGCAAGGAAAGGCAACAAGAATGACATGCAACAATTATTAGTGGTGGTTCATTGCATCGAGGAAagggtggggggttggggggtctACAATATAGATCTAAGTGCTATTCTCAGCCCTGTCCAAAGTCCGACATTCAAGCATTTCGGTGTCGTTCAGGCAAAGAGGGGCATCTATTCTAGGAGCACCTAGTCTTAAAGATCAGCAGATCTAcgaatatatttttcaatatttcctTCAGGGAATATATGTTGATGGAAAGGGAAACATTGCATTAACTTCAGATAAAAGacgatacaaaaaaaataactaTTATCTTTGTTATTTGTACTTCACCTACGATGCGATGCTCCCAAATGAAAGCCTTTCAGACCCACGCGAGTACGAGAGTACGTCTATGATGTATATGAGGGGAAATCACTAGCATTATACGATTTGTAATTTGCAATTTCAACTAATTTTAATACCAGACATTAGACGAGCCAAACAACTGTTGGGCTCAATTGTTGCAAGTGGCCAGCATTTGTTGAATTACGAGTATCTGGTGTTGTGGCTATTGTTAATGCTGCTTGATGGCGTCGTGTCGGCGGAACAACAAAGAGCAGGCGCCACAACAAAGTCCAACTGTTTGACTAagtttttatggcatttttattattagaTAAAATTATAGACCTCGCGCCGAAACTACAAAAGCCAAGAAGCGCCAAAGTGTGAAGAGGAAaagggggaatggggaatgggggggATGGGTTATGGGATATGGAAAATTGGAATCAGATCCGATCTTTTGTTTAGAAgcaatttgtttttgctttgttttcctGGAGGCGTACTATTTAGTAATTTCCGTGTAGTTTCTGTTCTCCTTTTTTCGATTTTGCTTATCGAACAACAAATTTCGATCTAATTACTTGGGCGGCAATCTTTTATGTGGCCATTCCATCGATATAAGCGATATAATTAAATGTTGCTAATTGATAAAAGTCGTATACttcgatatatgtacatatgtatgtatgtaaccCATATATGGTAGATCTTGGCaagtatctatgtatctatctcTACCCCACAAAATATTAGAAAATCGAACCAGTAGTCCGGGTTTTCCTCTGAAGTGGAAAAGGGTCTCATGcttcttgttgtttgttgtttgttgtttccaTTCCTTTGATCATTACGATGTGTGTGAATGAATGTTTGGTGTGAAAACTTGCGTCAGATTTCACACATAAGAAAGAAAACGTTTCAAATGGCATCCCGCGTccgacgtggacgtggacgtggacgcgAACGTCCATTCCATTACCATTTGCAGTTGTTGTCGATGGCAATTAATTGTCAATTACTGGCCATGCAATCTAATAACATCAAATGAAGCCAGATTCCATTCGTCTTGATGCGAAATTAATCCATGGAACACTATGTCGGAGCAAAAACCAGCCACAAACCGAGTCAGACACATACCAAACCATACCATTGTCCATCAAAAGAGCCCCGAccggacgacgacgacgacgacgacaatgatgacgatgacgatgacggaCCAGACGCATCAACATTTATGAGTTTGTGGAATTTTAGACAAGTccagggcaaaaaaaaagaaaaaacgaggGACAGGATAGCACAGGAACAGCAAGGTTTCGGGGGCCCAGAaacccaaagagagagagaaaaaaacaataaaaaacgacaaaaaaaaactgcatcAAATTATCGAGAAACGTTTTCTCAGGAAAGAGTTCCAAGGTTCCGGCTGCAGGAGTACACTGAAATAAATTTCGATGGTCCGTAATTATATCGGAATATCATTGGTTGGGGGATTTGCCGAATCGCTTGTGGtgtccgttcgcttatgggcTGGATCAGACAGAGATCTAAGTTCTTATCTTAGGCAAGTTGTCAAGCTTTTCTCTCTGTGTAGGCATCATTCTGATATCGCGGCAGTGACTCCCAGAGCGGGACTTTGACATGGATTTGATGGGCTGCCTCTTGGACAGGCCAACTCGTTCTTGGCTCTGATATTGTGGGGGCTAACAGTAACCGAATTGTTATTGCTGTTTCCACTGCTGCTTCcaccactgctgctgctgctgttggttgtATAATTAAGCTACATTAGGCCCAGACGAAAGGCCGAAAGCGGCCCAGACGAGGAGCGGCCGAAACAAGAGATagaggtggaggagggggagaGTATGGGGATGTGAAGATGGTGGGACGGGGGCAGATAGCAGAAGAACCGCCGGGCATCTCGAATGAAGCATTAGACACGCGATTTCCAATTCTGTGTAGCTTTTGTTTCTCTTCCTTTcgactctccctctctgctctACTCACACTTCGATGAAAAATAGCTTCGggcaataataatttaatgatgcagcagcaacaacaaacccAGCAAAAAGCGCACAGCAAGTGaacctcatcatcatcaggcgcagcagccagcacaacaacaacaacaacaacgaaaaagcAAAGTccaaaaagaagagagaaaaatgCATGGGCAATCGGCTGGCGGAGGGCAAGGTGTACTAATATAGGGTGAGGTATACCCCAGCCGATCCTCAGGGCTAGCGTTAGAGGGAGCTCTGCCTCACCTTCTATCAATACAGTGCAGGTGAactgagagagagatggagagcgcgagagagcgACAAGCTGGAAGAGAGACCGTGAGCAAAGGCTTGACGAGTGTCTAAAATGTATTATTAATGCAAAAGAGCAATGCTtggtcatcatcatc
The sequence above is a segment of the Drosophila pseudoobscura strain MV-25-SWS-2005 chromosome X, UCI_Dpse_MV25, whole genome shotgun sequence genome. Coding sequences within it:
- the fz3 gene encoding frizzled-3, whose product is MLARATALGLILQSIWLGIGGSSSLDGHGQVAGHHHHHSSGLQCQRIAVSACQGLGYNMTALPNLAGHTNQLEAELQIAKLLPLIESGCSRRARFLLCSALFPLCTPDVPRPVTACKSLCETVKGECAANAGPELMQLWPPFLSCESLPQPEKHELCMQIPQEGVHAAPTASAAASETAPAQEPPLQQQQQPQQQLQHPQQQQQQQQHMSRFWMSWKTGGPLGGGNGGGGGGGGGSLAGIICPQNFSGSHLNPEECLPQCQRDAYHTTQQKKLTESLILGLSAVCFVLTLFALVTFWAEPTRFGYPERPVLFLCLCYNLFSVCYLERIVFHNQARSLAQLQEPQGLRLRPACQLTPPCLASYITTSYLSLCAASWWLIFALCFYLSSHKKWSSEALEKRSGLFHVLAWVPPLVPPIAALLLERVRPSELTGMCSAPGFVELPALVLLLLGLYFTLRASRSLHSLQQQLQPTLAHHRFGQIRKRFVIFSLLFFVPTAAGVVAALCERFGDPVPSCSTLEDCASPDPLTAWPALVRIFFQLAGGTLTGMWVWSRKTCESYRSRLVAGGTPTSSLMAQSKSGANGNGVHAGANAMGGGGSALPKKHLYTSGKSMLASGGIGGIAGFVGGGGGSGTAPLYAGISFHNVPVYNPNQSRV